The sequence CAACAGTTTTGGATAGTCTTCAGTCGTAAAATGTTTCTTCATTTTTTCGAGCAAAGTGATTGCCGCATACTGGTACTCCCGCTCGGGTAATTCATATAATTTCCATGCCTCCTCAAAAACGTCACTCACTTCAGGTAATGCATACTCCTTGAATTGCTCACGTAATAGCTCTTTCCGTAGCGGACTTTTAATGCCCAAGAACGGAAAATGATGTTTCATATATGCTTTCATGGAACCTGCATTTTCAACATTCCGGCACAATTCAAACTTGTCGATAATCCCCTTGTGACTCCATTGCTTCTTCACTTGTCATCATCCCCACATTTTGCATACTTTTTAGATACACCATAACATTAATCGAACACACGTTCAATCCCGTGCTAAATATATAAAGCAAAAAAACACCCCCGGAAAAATCCTGCTGCTACGATATCACCCACACTATTGAACTATTGTAACTATTCAAGTATAGTAGGTTGCGATTGAATATTTAGAAATCACGAACGAATCGTACTATACATACGAAGAAGGTGAAGGTTTCATGAATTGGCATTACTTAAAACATGAATTTCTCATTACAGCAAGAAGCAGACGAACCATTCCTTTCGTTTTCTTCGTTGCCATTTTATTGTTCAGCTATTGTTTTATCATTTGGCCCTACGCAAATACAAAAGAAGCCTTCAATAAAAAGGAGACGGTGGAGCATTTACAGTATTTAGACGAACAGAAAGAGTTACGGGAAAGTATCGGAAATACAGGCCTCGTTTTTAATATGCAACGCGTTAAAACATTCCTTCAAGCAGGTAATCCCGTGTATGCAAATCTTTCCCATGAACATGATTTATATACGGCTATGTTGCAGTCTTTTGAGGATCGAAACTTTGAGCGCATGCTCCAATTACGTACGTTTTATTTGCAAAATAATCCGAACGAATATGTGGAGGACCGTTTTTTATTTCAGACCGCCCCATTCCCTAGTAAAGACCGGGAGCATGCCTACCAGCAAACGATGATGAAATACGAGGATTACCTCAGCAAAGATTACCCGGTCACATTTGGGTTGATGTATGAGAAAACCGGATTGCAATCGTTGCAGAATTTCCTCCAAAACTACGGGATGTACATAGTATTATTTTGCGTCATTTATTTTAGCAGTGACATCCTTTCAAGAGATCGAAAACATTCGTCCGTACTTCAAGGCTTGCCCTTATCTTGGTATCGCCAGCTGAACTTAAAATCACTGTCGGCATTTCTTTATTCCGTGCTGTTCATTCTCGGCTTTATTGTCATCGGAATGCTCGTCATGACGATTCAGTTCGGATTCGGACATTTTGATTTGAATGTCCCCATTATGATTGGGCAACAAACGATGACACCTGATAGTTACAGTGTCATATCGATCGCGGCCTATTTAGGAAAAACACTCGTCGTCCTGCCGCTGCTCATCATCCTGTTTGTCAGACTGAATATCGTTTTAGGGTTACTTTTTAAGAATGAATGGGTTGTGCTGTTTATCAGCAGTCTACTCTTGTTCTCAGAGCGGCTTTATTATACGCGCTCAACTCGAGATTTGTTCGGTAAAGACATCGGCCTATTCCCACAGACGTATTTTGATTTTGGGAAAATCATAGATGGGGAAAAGAACTTTTTGCTGAACACGGAAACGATTCACTACGCAAAAGGCATTATCATTCTTCTCATTACATATCTCATCATCGAGGTCATTTTGTTAATTGTTTCTCTTATTATGAATAAACGCCGATTCTATTTAGCAAAGTAAACGCGGGAAAGGAGGAAGGATACGTTGACGTTCTGGAACTATGTAGTATTTGAAGCAAAGCTATTACTATCGAATAAAAAAAATTGGATGCTAGGCCTTTTACTGATTCTCTTTTTCCCACTTTACTTTTCGCATTACAGTCAATTGGACATTGTCGGTATTAATGAAAAGAAAAATGAAGAAGCTGAAAAATTCATTGAGCTTTTTGATACATTTCCAGGTTCTGTTTGGATAACAGATGAAGGAAAAGAAATCCGTGCCATACTGAAAGAGCAAATTACGTTGATGAACTGGCAGCGCCTTTACTTAAAGACCGATGGAAACACAGACGGCTACTTTGGTGCAGGCGCCAACTTTGAGAAGTATTTTGATGCAGGACTTCAGCTAAACGAATTACGTCTTGATATGCATCGACGAGGAAACAAAGGGATTCAGCGAGATCATATTATGCCAGTTACTGAAATACAAAAAGAAAATGCGCTTTACCGGTATCATATGGAGCACGAAGTCCCCCTCGTCCAAGATCCATTCAAAGCGAATAATTACATACCTGTCGCATTGAACCTACTAAGCGGAACATTGTTTTGCATGTTTGTATTGCTCATGGGCAGCAGCATGCTTATACACGATCAGCAACATCCTTCCGTCTTACACGGGTTTCCTATTTCGTTCATGCAGAAGGCCATTAGTAAGGTAGGCGTCCATTTTGTACAGGTTATGTTCTTTTTATGTGCAAGTATAGGGATTGGCAGTTTTTATGTGGCGCAAAAAAAGGGATGGGGAGATTTAAGAACACCCGTACTCATTTATCAAGATGCAGATTTTATCGCAGTATCCACGCTGCGCTATTTGTTTTATATGCTTGTCGCATTTGCCTTAATTGCCCTGTTACTTTTGCTTACATTCCTCTTCCTTACACTCATAGCGAAGAACTTGTATGCGTCCATTATCATCATTTTATTAATCATACTGTCTCCACAACTTCTTTTAGCTGCAGGCGTTGAGTCAAATTGGCTCTATCCACTAAAACTTATTGATATCGGAGCTGTGCTAAGCGGGGATGCAGCAAAAGAATACGGGATTGAAAACCTTGATTTTAAGCATGCATATAGTTGGCTCGTCATCCTCAACTTGCTTGTCATCTTCATTCTATACGGCAGAAACAAGCTGATCTATAGAAAGAAAATGCACCTATCCTACTAAAATCAGATGAAAGGCTGGGAGAACAACATGCGTACACTTTCAAACGGAGCGGTTGTTTATGATGATGAAATCTGGCTACTAGAAATGGTGAAGCAGAATGAATAATAGAAAACGCTGCAATGCCAAAAGAAACTTAATCGCAGTTTTTGGTTCCCTACTTCTTTTGTCTGGTTGTCATAATTTACAAGGATCGAATCAAGAAATAAGTAACGCATACGCTGACAACTACGAGATTAGCGGAACGACACGAGATGACATTATCGGAACGGTTTCACCCGCCATTTTCACGACAGTGGATCGGAGTAATAAAGAAGCAAAAAGAAAGTACGGACCGGTTAGCTCCAAAAAAGGCGTAAAACTATCGCTTGAGACTGGAAGGTATATAATAACCGGACATCCAACAGGTAGGGTTTTCATTTATGATGAAGATGGTAACTTACTTGTCCAAGAAATCGTCGGAGATAAAGTCGGAGTACCTGCATTGACTGCTGATATCGATTCATCGTTCAGTGTCGTAATGGACGGTGGCTACGATATTGTAACGATAGAACCTGTAAAGACTAAGCTTTCTACTGAGTTGGCTCCTGGCATATGGGATGTCGGCTTGGACATTGCACCGGGGCACTATACAATAAGCACCCCCTACGGATATGGCTTTGTTCAGATTTTCGAACAAGGAGAAGAACCGCGGCTATTCGAATTGACGGCAGGCGAATTGACAAATTCTCAAAGTCGCGTTCAGCTGAAAGAAGGCCAGAAAGTACGTGTGTCTAAAGTTTCGATTGTTAACTTTGAACGGGCAAGTGAAGCGGATGGGGATGAAGAGTGATTATAAAGGGGTCTGGGCAACAAACAATCATGTTGGTTGTTGAATTTTATAAAAGAAGAAGTCATTCATCTGTTGAGATGAATGACTTCTTAGAGTGGATTATACAATTATAGGGTCGTGTTTGACTGGCTTATTGTATAGCTCACTTTATCAATCTTTAAATAACAGCGCTTTGCTATTTGGATAAGTAGGGAACTGATTCATCGGGATTGTCCAATCTTGCTCTGACACCGTAAATTCGAATGCATTCACAAGCTGATCAGAAAAGACACGCATGCTATGAAGTGTAATCCACTCCCCGGCACAGCGGTGCATGTCTCTGAATCTACCGCCACCTTGCGCAATCATTTCATATTCTTCCTCATACGAAAGGTCTTTTGCCTTCCCTACATACCGAGCCATATCAAATTGTTCAGGAGATTTGATTGCCCGCTCATCATGGTTACTCCCGTAGAGATCTAACACAACCCAACTGTCTTTAGGAATCAGGTATCCGTCCACTTCCACATCGTTTACTGCTATCGCCGGCAGCATCGGGAAAAATGGATAGTAACGGCGCATTTCTTGGATGAAAGGATCTTGCAAGTTATCAAAGTCTTTCTTTAACGCATCATACACATCCCTGTTGGCGAAAAGTGCATGTCCCATTAAAGCCATCCACACGGTTAACGCGACAGTTGGACGAATTATATTTAATAATTCAACAGCCGCCACCTCAACCGGTAACAATTCCCCGTCAAGATTTGTTGCATGCGCAAACGTATACAACGCATGATTCCCTTTACCCGGGACAGGATGTTTCCGTGCTTCTTCAATCAAATCCTTCGCCCATTTTTCTGACTCATTTCGATTGGATATCCCTTTCACATGGTCAATCGGGGAAGTTACCGCACCACTAATCATCGAAATTTGGTTTTAGCAAGCTTGTCGATCGTTTCGGCATCATATCGCTCCAAGTTAATGCCGGACCATTCACAAATCGCTGTAAATAAAACCCGATTAGCCAAATCAAACAGCTCAAATTCTCCATGCTGCTTCTCTAGTTCTTGTGACAACTTTGCCGCGAGGATATTACGGTAATCTTCCATCCTCTCGGGTGTCATTAAGTCCATAAAGTAATTTTTGCGATGATGGTGCTCTTGACCATCTAATGTTTGGACACCATCTTCGCCAAAAAGCGTTTTTAAAACGGGCTTCGGCATGGCTCCCTCGCGTTTAAAGTTTGCCGGATCGTAAAATTTTCGGGCTGCAGCTTCTCCGTAAATGACCGTGATGTCTTTCGTTAAAAACTTCGCTCTTACTACAGGCGCCCCAACGTCCTCTCGAAGCTCGCCTAAAAGATGATAGCCTTTATTATATAACTCCTTTAACTCTGTTAGTTTTATTTTTGTTTCTGGCACTTGTTTCACTATTTCATCCTCCTATATGTATACATGCGTTTTTCCGACATCTAATTCTTACTTTTTGTATTCATTCTTCAGTATTTTTATGACCTACTGTTCTTTTACCTGTTCGCTTGTCCAATAAACATTTCGGATAGGTGCAGGTTCGAGGAACCTCTTAGTACGGAGCACGCACGACTCAAAAGAAAAACGAAACCGATTGGCATTCCCTCGCCAGCGGTTTCTTTTATAGTAAATGATAGGTGCAACAAACATTCGCGACAATTCCATTCAGTTGAATAGCTATGCGTGAATTTTTTCAATAGATTCACTCCGTGAAAAATGTATTTTCCAATTAACTATGTACTACTATATTTGCAGGCGATCTAAAGGTTTTATTTGTACCGTCAAAGTAAATGAAAGGTAACATCTTTCGTCATTTGTAAATTAATTCCTTCGTCTTCCTGTTTAACCACCTTCCCTATCGGAAATAATAATTTGATATTACAGGAGGCGGTGACCTGCAGATGCAAAGAAAGCCTGTGACAAATTGGGCGAATCGAAAAAAGTTCCAAACAAAGAACTTATGGGCGGGGATTTTATTCGGTTTGGGATTTGTGGCGTTTGTAGATGAGACGGTGTTTCATCAGCTGCTGCATTGGCATAAGTTCTATGACAAGTCGACAGTAGCTCTGGGGCTTGTATCAGATGGATTGTTTCATGCCTTTAGTTGGTTCGCGACGGTTGGCGCGCTCTATTTGGTAGCAGACCTGCGACGGCGAGATGCATTATGGCATAAGGTTTTCTGGGGAGGCAAGCTAATCGGAGGCGGTGCTTTTCAGCTATATGACGGTACCATTCAACACAAAGTCATGCGCATCCATCAAATTCGGTATGATGTCGATCTTGTCCCGTATGATGTCGTATGGAACGGGTCAGCAGTTGTAATGATTGCGGCGGGTCTACTGCTTTTGCGTTCAGCAAACCAAGACGCAAGAGGCACAAAGCAGGTGGAACCTCGTGTCGCATGAATCGGATGTAGTTGTAACGGATTGGCTGTTCGGAATGCTAGCATTCGCTGCAATTGCATTGTATCTATATGGTGTCTATCGGTCTGATCGAGAGAAGCATCTGCGAAGGTGGCCCCGTCTGCGTATCGTTTTCTGGATATCTGGCGCAATTATTTCAGCAAGTGCGCTAATCGGTCCGCTGGCAGTCTTGTCGCATGCGTATTTCACTTGGCATATGGCGGGGCATTTATTCCTTGGGATGCTCGGCCCTCTTTTACTGGCACTTGGAGCACCTGTCACACTGTTGCTCCGGACGTTGCCGGTTCAACAGGCGCGTAGGGTGAGCCGCTTTCTCAGAGGTCGGTTCGCACGTTTTTATATTCATCCAGTCACCGCCGCCGTGCTGAACATCGGTGGGCTGTGGCTACTGTATACAACTGATCTATTTGCAATGATGCACGATCATCTGTGGCTATATATATTGGTCCATATCCACGTATTTACAGCGGGCTATTTGTTTACGGTGTCCATGCTGTCGATTGATCCGGTATCACGCCGATTCAGTTATCCGTTCCGAACAGTCGTATTCGTTCTAGCGCTTGCAGGCCACGGCATACTCTCAAAGTTTCTGTACGCCTACCCGCCACACGGAGTACCTGTTGAAGAAGCACGTGCAGGAGCGATGTTGATGTATTACGGAGGTGATGCAGTGGATTTGATTATTATTGCATTGCTGTTTAGAAGTTGGTATCGATCAGCCGGAACACGCCTCACCATCGTTCCGAACGCTACGCCATTGTAAAGGTGCCTGTGCGAGAAACAATCAAGTTCATTCAGACAAATCGGGTATTTATACGAGAAGATTTAAGAAATCCTGGTGTCTCAACGTTTTAGTTTCATCTTAATACAATTGTAGTGTATTGTCTGAAGTCAACCTTGCACAGGCACGTTAAAAAAAATCGGACTGCCGATCTCAATGGCAGCAAGATCGATTTCTTCATTGGCGTTGTTCAAGACGGTGGTAACGGCCATAACACTACCTCCTGATTATTGTGGGATGCCTTTCTTTCCAATGCGAAACGACTGGAGACGAAGGCACCCTGACATCCTGTGCACTTTTCTATTCATTGCACCGGCAAAAAAGCCGCTTGCCAAATCCCATCCTCATTCCGGATCATCGAGAAGCCGGATTTCTCGGAGGCATCCTCATTTGGATAAAATTCAATGTATCCTTCGTCGTCACCTGTTTGGACAAACGTCCCTTTTTCGAGATTCTTAAATATTTCCAAGATGTTTTCCTTCGTCCCACGGTCAGCTAAAGGGATTTCCTCATCCTCTTCCTTGCTCCAAAGGGTATGATCCTCCCTATCTGTGTACAGTGCGTACACGGCATCAAAGTCTTCATGATAACTGGCGTAAGCATACATTTTTGCGATGCTGATCGGATCCAATCCCGCCAACTCGTTCACATCATGGGTGAGTTGGAATCTATCATAGACTTGCTGTTCGAAATGATAGAGGCCGGTGGGGCTTTTAAACTTTTTCACCCATTCATCGTCATTCCAAATAGCGGGATTGCCAATCGTTTGCTCGTACCCGCGCACCAAGTAATCATACGTATCTTTCCCACCCGTGTACCAGTCGACAATGGCCATCTCGCCATTTATGTTCCGTATAAAGAACTCGATTTCCTCTCCATAGCCGCCACCATAATGTTTTTGGATATCAACAGGGACTTGCACATACAGATAGCCTCCATTTTCATCCTCCGTAAACTTCGCTTCCCAATCGCCAATTTCCAATTCTTTCACCTTGCTATCCAAAGTGCCGTATTTCTTATATTCAGTTTGCAGCTTCGTTTCCATATACTGTTTAAGGTTCTCGTTTCCGATATACCGATCCAAATCAATTTCCATTCCGTTCCAGACGGCTTTGTAATAATCCGTCAGGGCATCCACGCTTAGCTCAACCGCCGTTTCAGCATCCTCTATGGATAATTCATCCTCATCCTTAGCGGC is a genomic window of Sporosarcina oncorhynchi containing:
- a CDS encoding cytochrome P450, whose amino-acid sequence is MISGAVTSPIDHVKGISNRNESEKWAKDLIEEARKHPVPGKGNHALYTFAHATNLDGELLPVEVAAVELLNIIRPTVALTVWMALMGHALFANRDVYDALKKDFDNLQDPFIQEMRRYYPFFPMLPAIAVNDVEVDGYLIPKDSWVVLDLYGSNHDERAIKSPEQFDMARYVGKAKDLSYEEEYEMIAQGGGRFRDMHRCAGEWITLHSMRVFSDQLVNAFEFTVSEQDWTIPMNQFPTYPNSKALLFKD
- a CDS encoding cytochrome P450, with amino-acid sequence MKQVPETKIKLTELKELYNKGYHLLGELREDVGAPVVRAKFLTKDITVIYGEAAARKFYDPANFKREGAMPKPVLKTLFGEDGVQTLDGQEHHHRKNYFMDLMTPERMEDYRNILAAKLSQELEKQHGEFELFDLANRVLFTAICEWSGINLERYDAETIDKLAKTKFR
- a CDS encoding DUF2243 domain-containing protein, which translates into the protein MQRKPVTNWANRKKFQTKNLWAGILFGLGFVAFVDETVFHQLLHWHKFYDKSTVALGLVSDGLFHAFSWFATVGALYLVADLRRRDALWHKVFWGGKLIGGGAFQLYDGTIQHKVMRIHQIRYDVDLVPYDVVWNGSAVVMIAAGLLLLRSANQDARGTKQVEPRVA
- a CDS encoding cytochrome c oxidase assembly protein gives rise to the protein MSHESDVVVTDWLFGMLAFAAIALYLYGVYRSDREKHLRRWPRLRIVFWISGAIISASALIGPLAVLSHAYFTWHMAGHLFLGMLGPLLLALGAPVTLLLRTLPVQQARRVSRFLRGRFARFYIHPVTAAVLNIGGLWLLYTTDLFAMMHDHLWLYILVHIHVFTAGYLFTVSMLSIDPVSRRFSYPFRTVVFVLALAGHGILSKFLYAYPPHGVPVEEARAGAMLMYYGGDAVDLIIIALLFRSWYRSAGTRLTIVPNATPL